A genome region from Triticum aestivum cultivar Chinese Spring chromosome 2B, IWGSC CS RefSeq v2.1, whole genome shotgun sequence includes the following:
- the LOC123043664 gene encoding uncharacterized protein isoform X2 has protein sequence MWEWKMSMIAENGPSYIPVQGWGGTVSVGVLVQVAGARREERSSRRAHGDRAATTVASRDRAKDYFNALHLRTMQAIYQKAEADFGEEYLPGVVCVAMTRRGRIDDLSGQRGEDARAAATKLGQWGGGGWACYWRRG, from the exons ATGTGGGAATGGAAAATGAG TATGATTGCTGAAAATGGACCGTCATATATACCTGTACAAGGTTGGGGAGGCACGGTCAGCGTTGGTGTTTTGGTGCAAGTCGCCGGGGCCCGGAGAGAGGAGAGGTCGTCACGTCGAGCTCATGGGGATAGGGCAGCCACCACTGTCGCCTCCCGCGACAGAGCAAAG GACTACTTCAATGCACTTCATTTAAGGACGATGCAAGCCATTTACCAGAAAGCAGAAGCAGATTTTG GTGAGGAGTACCTGCCTGGAGTGGTGTGTGTTGCGATGACCAGGCGGGGGCGCATCGACGATCTGTCTGGGCAACGGGGCGAGGACGCTAGGGCGGCGGCGACAAAACTGGGGCAGTGGGGCGGAGGAGGTTGGGCCTGCTACTGGCGACGGGGATGA
- the LOC123043664 gene encoding uncharacterized protein isoform X1 — protein sequence MWEWKMSMIAENGPSYIPVQGWGGTVSVGVLVQVAGARREERSSRRAHGDRAATTVASRDRAKLEDHGYYCEVLQVMSLLECFPLETLHFQDYFNALHLRTMQAIYQKAEADFGEEYLPGVVCVAMTRRGRIDDLSGQRGEDARAAATKLGQWGGGGWACYWRRG from the exons ATGTGGGAATGGAAAATGAG TATGATTGCTGAAAATGGACCGTCATATATACCTGTACAAGGTTGGGGAGGCACGGTCAGCGTTGGTGTTTTGGTGCAAGTCGCCGGGGCCCGGAGAGAGGAGAGGTCGTCACGTCGAGCTCATGGGGATAGGGCAGCCACCACTGTCGCCTCCCGCGACAGAGCAAAG CTTGAAGATCATGGCTATTATTGTGAAGTTCTCCAGGTGATGAGCTTACTCGAGTGCTTTCCCCTGGAGACTTTGCATTTCCAG GACTACTTCAATGCACTTCATTTAAGGACGATGCAAGCCATTTACCAGAAAGCAGAAGCAGATTTTG GTGAGGAGTACCTGCCTGGAGTGGTGTGTGTTGCGATGACCAGGCGGGGGCGCATCGACGATCTGTCTGGGCAACGGGGCGAGGACGCTAGGGCGGCGGCGACAAAACTGGGGCAGTGGGGCGGAGGAGGTTGGGCCTGCTACTGGCGACGGGGATGA